A window from Polaromonas hydrogenivorans encodes these proteins:
- a CDS encoding helix-turn-helix domain-containing protein: MIIGMDEGSSSARISRYETGVHEPPFDTAAHLALALHVPVAYFYCDDERLADFLIHYAALGEGQKNQLLSLASELRSAAE; encoded by the coding sequence GTGATCATCGGCATGGATGAGGGCTCAAGCAGCGCCCGGATCAGCCGCTATGAGACCGGTGTTCATGAGCCGCCTTTCGACACGGCTGCGCACCTGGCCCTTGCGCTGCACGTTCCTGTGGCTTATTTCTATTGCGATGATGAGCGGCTGGCCGATTTTCTGATTCACTACGCAGCCCTGGGTGAAGGGCAGAAAAATCAGTTGCTGAGCCTTGCCTCCGAACTGCGCTCGGCTGCCGAGTAG
- the istA gene encoding IS21 family transposase, whose product MPALRINMRKLKDALRLKFEGGQSHQQIAGALGLSKGVVTKYVGLAVAAGLDWPAISALDEAALERRLLASSRASQTYAQADFGRLHQELGRKGVTLMLLWEEYCAQVGDEHRADWPLKPWRYSQFCENYRQFAKRLKRSMRQVHRAGEKLFIDYAGPTLALRVHGQEIGRANLFVAAMGVSGYCFCLATPAQTARDWLGATAQALTFYGGVPQLIIPDNPRALVTKADRYEPLLTDSVQDFARHYGCSVLPARAYHPQDKPKVELSVLLVERWILARLRKHQFTSVEEVNDAITPLLHWLNQRAFQKLPGSRASVFAQIDAPALMALPLQPWEWAVFKTVRVHIDSHVEFEGHRYSVPNALVGLALELRVTAHAVEVLHRGNRVASHMRCAHKGSFTTVIEHLPERHQHQAQWTPERLIAWGARIGVACAATVQKMLQRQPHPEHAYRACLGLLSLSKRYGDARLEAACTLALSLGTSKYTHIRDILLNRRDLLQASTTPEWTSPAHAHVRGANYYQ is encoded by the coding sequence ATGCCCGCCTTAAGGATCAATATGCGCAAACTCAAAGACGCCCTGCGTCTGAAATTCGAGGGTGGACAGTCCCATCAACAAATCGCCGGTGCCCTGGGGCTCTCCAAAGGTGTCGTCACCAAATACGTGGGCCTGGCCGTCGCCGCCGGGCTGGACTGGCCGGCCATTTCAGCCCTGGACGAAGCCGCGCTGGAGCGACGCCTGCTGGCGTCGTCTCGCGCCAGCCAGACCTATGCGCAAGCCGACTTCGGGCGGCTTCACCAGGAGCTTGGCCGCAAGGGTGTGACGCTCATGCTGCTGTGGGAGGAATACTGCGCCCAGGTCGGCGACGAGCACCGTGCGGACTGGCCCCTGAAGCCCTGGCGCTACTCGCAGTTTTGCGAGAACTACCGCCAGTTTGCCAAACGGCTCAAACGCTCGATGCGCCAGGTCCACCGCGCCGGTGAGAAACTCTTCATCGACTATGCCGGCCCGACGCTGGCCCTGAGGGTGCACGGGCAGGAAATTGGCCGCGCCAACCTCTTTGTGGCGGCCATGGGCGTGTCGGGCTACTGCTTTTGCCTGGCTACGCCCGCGCAGACGGCACGCGACTGGCTGGGCGCCACCGCGCAGGCGTTGACCTTTTATGGCGGCGTGCCCCAGCTCATCATCCCCGACAACCCGCGCGCCCTGGTGACCAAGGCCGACCGCTACGAGCCGCTGCTGACCGACAGCGTGCAGGACTTTGCCCGTCACTACGGCTGCAGTGTGCTTCCTGCGCGCGCTTATCACCCACAGGACAAACCGAAGGTCGAGCTGAGCGTTTTGCTGGTCGAGCGCTGGATCCTGGCACGCCTGCGCAAGCATCAGTTCACCAGCGTGGAGGAGGTCAACGACGCCATCACCCCCTTGCTGCACTGGCTCAACCAGCGTGCCTTTCAAAAGTTGCCCGGCAGCCGCGCCAGCGTGTTCGCGCAGATCGACGCACCGGCCCTGATGGCCCTGCCGCTGCAGCCCTGGGAATGGGCGGTCTTCAAGACGGTGCGCGTGCACATCGACAGCCACGTCGAATTCGAGGGCCACCGCTACAGCGTGCCCAACGCCCTGGTTGGCCTGGCGCTGGAGTTGCGCGTCACCGCCCATGCGGTAGAAGTCTTGCACCGTGGCAACCGGGTGGCCAGCCACATGCGCTGCGCCCACAAAGGCAGCTTTACCACCGTGATTGAACACCTGCCCGAGCGCCACCAGCACCAGGCGCAGTGGACGCCCGAGCGGCTCATCGCCTGGGGCGCGCGTATTGGGGTGGCCTGTGCGGCCACGGTGCAAAAGATGCTGCAGCGCCAACCCCATCCCGAGCACGCCTACCGCGCCTGTTTGGGCCTGCTGTCCCTCTCCAAACGCTACGGCGACGCCAGGCTGGAGGCGGCCTGCACCTTGGCGTTGAGCTTGGGCACCAGCAAATACACCCACATCCGCGACATCTTGCTCAACCGGCGCGACCTGCTGCAAGCGAGCACCACGCCAGAGTGGACATCGCCCGCACACGCCCACGTGCGTGGCGCGAACTACTACCAATGA
- the istB gene encoding IS21-like element helper ATPase IstB, whose amino-acid sequence MMMNTTLNQLRSLRLETMAQALEHQLQQSGIGAMSFEERLALLVDREVHGRQDRRCARLLKTAKLKYPQAVIEDLDSRSTRGIERSAVMSLALGEWVNAGHAVLITGATGAGKSWLACALAQHACRRGHSALYLRVPRLGEELRIRHANGTFTRWLDTLKNTDVLLLDDWGMAAMDSQTRADLLEIIDDRASQRATVITSQLPIEHWHEWIGDQTVADAMLDRLMQNHHRFTLTGESLRKKNPPAKGIADK is encoded by the coding sequence ATGATGATGAACACCACCTTGAATCAACTGCGCAGTCTGCGCCTGGAAACCATGGCCCAGGCGCTGGAGCACCAGCTCCAGCAAAGCGGCATCGGCGCCATGAGCTTTGAAGAACGGCTGGCCTTGCTGGTCGACCGGGAGGTGCATGGCAGGCAAGACCGGCGCTGTGCGCGATTGCTCAAAACCGCCAAACTCAAATACCCGCAAGCGGTCATAGAAGATTTGGACAGCCGCAGCACCCGGGGCATTGAACGCAGCGCGGTGATGAGTCTAGCTTTGGGCGAATGGGTCAATGCCGGGCACGCCGTGCTGATCACCGGAGCCACCGGCGCGGGCAAGTCCTGGCTGGCGTGCGCGCTGGCCCAGCATGCCTGCCGGCGTGGCCACAGTGCGCTGTACCTGCGGGTTCCCCGCTTGGGCGAGGAACTGCGCATTCGCCACGCCAACGGCACCTTTACGCGCTGGCTGGACACGCTCAAAAACACGGACGTCTTGCTGCTCGACGACTGGGGCATGGCCGCCATGGACAGTCAAACCCGGGCCGATCTGCTGGAGATCATTGACGACCGGGCCAGCCAGCGCGCCACCGTCATTACCAGCCAGTTGCCCATTGAGCACTGGCACGAGTGGATAGGTGACCAAACTGTGGCCGATGCCATGCTTGATCGGCTCATGCAAAACCATCACCGCTTCACGCTCACGGGCGAATCGCTGCGTAAAAAAAACCCGCCCGCAAAAGGGATCGCCGACAAGTAG
- a CDS encoding transposase, translating into MSAGTLKRWVLDSAKAGEQALGETSPALDGPAASWSPSQRLRALQESYAFNGPALAAWCRERGVFEHQLVQWREEFCTPVAPASREATGAFRELQRQHEQLQRELRRKEKALAEVAALLVLQKNFQALLEGADK; encoded by the coding sequence ATGTCTGCCGGCACCCTCAAGCGATGGGTGCTGGACTCGGCCAAGGCCGGCGAACAGGCACTCGGGGAGACAAGCCCTGCGCTGGACGGCCCGGCTGCATCTTGGTCGCCATCGCAGCGCCTGAGGGCTCTGCAGGAAAGCTACGCATTCAATGGCCCGGCACTGGCGGCGTGGTGCCGCGAGCGTGGTGTGTTCGAGCACCAGTTGGTGCAGTGGCGCGAAGAGTTTTGCACCCCGGTCGCGCCCGCCTCGCGCGAGGCAACGGGTGCCTTTCGAGAACTCCAGCGTCAGCACGAGCAGCTCCAGCGTGAATTGCGGCGCAAGGAAAAAGCGCTGGCCGAGGTAGCCGCCTTGCTGGTGTTGCAAAAAAACTTCCAGGCGCTGCTGGAGGGCGCGGACAAATGA
- a CDS encoding IS3 family transposase produces the protein MTSVQQRQKLLGLIGKACADGARLKPACHQIGLSCRSVQRWQRTQAAEGDQRPSGKRRYVCPPNKLREDERQAVMATLNSEAFKDLPPSQVVPRLADRGVYVASESTMYRILRQQGQLGHRRSERAAQKRSRPRALAATGADQVFCWDITYLPTQVRGQHFYLYLFEDLFSRKIVGWQVFDCESAELASQLLRDICESQGIRPGQLTVHSDNGSPMKGETMLAAMQRLGVAHTRSRPSVSNDNPYVESAFRTLKYRPELPVKPFENLLAARRWVTELAHWYNHEHRHSAIGFVTPAQRHAGLDRALLEQRALVYEQARQENPQRWSGQPRQWAHVDVVHLNPETKQQTKEPESKQKTA, from the coding sequence ATGACGTCCGTCCAGCAGCGCCAAAAGTTGCTCGGCCTGATCGGCAAGGCCTGCGCCGACGGGGCGCGCTTGAAGCCGGCTTGCCATCAAATCGGGCTGTCCTGCCGTAGCGTGCAGCGCTGGCAGCGCACGCAGGCGGCCGAGGGCGACCAGCGTCCTTCGGGCAAGCGGCGCTATGTGTGCCCGCCCAACAAGCTGCGCGAGGACGAGCGCCAGGCGGTGATGGCCACGCTCAACAGCGAAGCGTTCAAGGACTTGCCGCCGAGCCAAGTCGTGCCTCGCCTGGCCGACCGCGGCGTCTATGTGGCCTCGGAGTCCACGATGTACCGAATACTTCGACAGCAGGGCCAACTGGGCCATCGACGCTCGGAGCGCGCAGCGCAAAAGCGAAGCCGGCCGCGCGCCCTTGCCGCCACCGGAGCCGATCAGGTGTTCTGCTGGGATATCACGTATCTGCCCACTCAGGTGCGCGGCCAGCACTTTTACCTGTACCTGTTCGAGGATTTGTTCAGCCGCAAGATCGTGGGCTGGCAGGTGTTTGACTGCGAGAGCGCCGAGCTGGCCAGCCAGTTGCTGCGTGACATCTGTGAGAGCCAGGGCATTCGCCCGGGCCAGCTGACGGTGCATTCGGACAACGGCTCGCCCATGAAGGGCGAGACCATGCTGGCGGCCATGCAGCGCCTGGGCGTGGCGCACACGCGCAGCCGTCCGTCCGTGAGCAATGACAATCCGTACGTCGAATCAGCGTTCAGAACGCTGAAGTACCGCCCCGAACTGCCTGTCAAGCCGTTCGAGAACCTGCTGGCCGCAAGGCGCTGGGTCACCGAGCTGGCCCATTGGTACAACCACGAGCATCGCCACAGCGCCATTGGCTTCGTGACACCGGCGCAGCGCCATGCCGGCCTGGACCGGGCACTGCTTGAGCAGCGCGCGCTCGTCTATGAACAGGCCCGCCAGGAAAATCCTCAGCGCTGGTCAGGGCAGCCTCGCCAGTGGGCGCATGTCGATGTCGTGCACCTCAACCCAGAAACCAAGCAACAAACCAAGGAGCCTGAATCCAAGCAAAAAACAGCCTGA
- a CDS encoding ATP-binding protein, with the protein MMMNTTLNQLRSLRLETMAQALEHQLQQSGIGAMSFEERLALLVDREVHGRQDRRCARLLKTAKLKYPQAVIEDLDSRSTRGIERSAVMSLVLGEWVNAGHGGCQGSCRLK; encoded by the coding sequence ATGATGATGAACACCACCTTGAATCAACTGCGCAGTCTGCGCCTGGAAACCATGGCCCAGGCGCTGGAGCACCAGCTCCAGCAAAGCGGCATCGGCGCCATGAGCTTTGAAGAACGGCTGGCCTTGCTGGTCGACCGGGAGGTGCATGGCAGGCAAGACCGGCGCTGTGCGCGATTGCTCAAAACCGCCAAACTCAAATACCCGCAAGCGGTCATAGAAGATTTGGACAGCCGCAGCACCCGGGGCATTGAACGCAGCGCGGTGATGAGTCTAGTTTTGGGCGAATGGGTCAATGCCGGGCACGGTGGCTGTCAAGGAAGTTGTCGCCTGAAGTGA
- a CDS encoding transposase has translation MHRKPHSHHSTEFKEQALLKARHRGARSILSLASELNMSAGTLKRWVLDSAKAGEQALGETSPALDGPAASWSPSQRLRALQESYAFNGPALAAWCRERGVFEHQLVQWREEFCTPVAPASREATGAFRELQRQHEQLQRELRRKEKALAEVAALLVLQKNFQALLEGADK, from the coding sequence ATGCACAGAAAACCTCATTCCCATCACTCCACCGAATTCAAGGAGCAGGCACTGCTCAAAGCCCGCCATCGCGGCGCGCGTTCAATTCTGAGCCTTGCCAGCGAGCTGAACATGTCTGCCGGCACCCTCAAGCGATGGGTGCTGGACTCGGCCAAGGCCGGCGAACAGGCACTCGGGGAGACAAGCCCTGCGCTGGACGGCCCGGCTGCATCTTGGTCGCCATCGCAGCGCCTGAGGGCTCTGCAGGAAAGCTACGCATTCAATGGCCCGGCACTGGCGGCGTGGTGCCGCGAGCGTGGTGTGTTCGAGCACCAGTTGGTGCAGTGGCGCGAAGAGTTTTGCACCCCGGTCGCGCCCGCCTCGCGCGAGGCAACGGGTGCCTTTCGAGAACTCCAGCGTCAGCACGAGCAGCTCCAGCGTGAATTGCGGCGCAAGGAAAAAGCGCTGGCCGAGGTAGCCGCCTTGCTGGTGTTGCAAAAAAACTTCCAGGCGCTGCTGGAGGGCGCGGACAAATGA